A genomic region of Mesobacillus jeotgali contains the following coding sequences:
- a CDS encoding ABC transporter ATP-binding protein, translating to MSNESIVDVKELKKRYGSFTAVKGVSFQVKKGEIFGLLGPNGAGKTTTIEMLVGLRRPDEGTATLSGFDVMKEVNKVKEVIGVQLQSTSLFELLKVEEILHLYGSFYPSHVDINGLIGDMLLTEKRNDRIKGLSGGQKQRLAIALALIHDPDIVFLDEPTTGLDPQARRTLWDIVLRLKERGKTIILSTHYMDEAHVLCDRIGIMDQGELIALDTPTNLVKKLQSTSSVEFHLSNPPEQDWFLKMDGVEDVSIKDNFVQLYTDDVQVTLTSLIHASAEHQFKIEDLQTRIATLEDVFIHMTGRSIRES from the coding sequence ATGAGTAATGAGAGTATAGTAGATGTAAAAGAGTTGAAAAAACGATACGGCAGCTTTACTGCTGTAAAAGGAGTATCCTTTCAGGTCAAAAAAGGAGAAATTTTCGGTCTGCTCGGTCCTAATGGTGCTGGCAAAACGACGACCATTGAAATGTTAGTTGGCCTCAGAAGGCCGGACGAAGGCACGGCAACACTATCGGGCTTCGATGTGATGAAAGAAGTGAACAAAGTCAAAGAAGTGATAGGGGTACAGCTGCAGTCGACTTCCTTGTTCGAACTATTAAAGGTAGAAGAAATCCTACATTTATACGGAAGCTTTTATCCGTCTCACGTGGACATCAATGGACTAATCGGCGATATGCTGTTGACCGAGAAGCGGAATGACAGAATCAAAGGACTATCAGGCGGGCAAAAACAACGTCTTGCCATTGCGCTTGCACTGATCCATGACCCAGACATAGTATTTCTCGATGAGCCAACGACCGGGCTTGATCCACAGGCAAGAAGGACTCTTTGGGACATTGTCCTCCGGTTGAAAGAGCGTGGGAAAACCATCATCCTCTCAACGCATTATATGGATGAAGCCCATGTTCTTTGTGACCGAATCGGAATAATGGATCAGGGCGAACTGATCGCCCTCGACACACCAACGAATCTCGTGAAAAAACTGCAGTCCACAAGCTCTGTGGAATTCCATTTGAGCAATCCACCAGAGCAAGATTGGTTTTTGAAAATGGACGGAGTCGAGGATGTGTCAATAAAAGACAACTTTGTCCAGCTGTATACGGATGATGTTCAAGTCACCTTGACCTCCTTGATTCATGCATCTGCAGAACATCAGTTCAAAATTGAGGATTTACAGACTCGCATAGCGACATTGGAGGATGTATTCATCCATATGACTGGAAGGAGCATCAGGGAATCATGA
- a CDS encoding ABC transporter permease: MKAYWQLTLAQLRIFARNKQVLFFTLLFPIILMLALGTFAGNDSNLSLSVGLIDLDQTDASKKLTERFYKNEGLEAKKFKSVKSGKEALKNGDIQLFMEIPKGYESNLEEQNELSTLPVYYNEKNLTTSELGITVVNGIIDQYSKNLADYEPIVTIEKVGIKALTIRYVDFLVPGIVAMMIMSNNMNGVAGQISAWRERGILRRMQGTRLKASTFIAAQITARLLLNGTQALLVVLIAHFVFSINVAGSWLAMIFFIILGTLAFMALGFIIAGIAKNPESAGPIAGFITFPMLFLGGVFFPINNMPDIIQPIVKILPIAHLSSALRETMNLGTPFLQLGTETLVLSGWLIGGFIVASYVFKWE; this comes from the coding sequence ATGAAAGCTTATTGGCAACTAACTCTGGCACAATTACGGATTTTTGCACGAAACAAACAGGTTTTGTTTTTCACCTTACTTTTTCCGATCATTCTGATGCTGGCCCTTGGAACTTTTGCCGGAAACGACAGTAATCTATCTCTATCAGTAGGACTGATCGACCTGGATCAAACAGATGCTTCAAAGAAATTAACAGAACGTTTTTACAAAAATGAGGGGCTTGAGGCGAAAAAGTTCAAAAGTGTCAAAAGCGGGAAAGAAGCTCTGAAAAATGGAGACATCCAGCTGTTCATGGAAATTCCGAAAGGATACGAGAGCAACCTGGAGGAGCAAAATGAACTCTCAACTCTGCCTGTCTATTATAATGAAAAAAATCTTACGACCTCAGAACTCGGTATAACGGTTGTGAACGGAATCATTGATCAATACAGCAAGAATCTTGCAGACTACGAACCGATCGTCACGATTGAAAAAGTGGGGATAAAAGCACTGACCATCCGTTATGTGGACTTCCTCGTTCCAGGAATTGTCGCCATGATGATCATGAGTAACAATATGAACGGAGTCGCCGGCCAAATCTCCGCCTGGCGTGAAAGAGGTATTTTGCGAAGAATGCAAGGAACGAGACTGAAAGCCTCCACCTTCATCGCCGCACAAATTACCGCCCGCCTGCTGCTCAATGGAACCCAGGCACTGCTCGTTGTCCTCATCGCTCATTTCGTATTTAGCATTAATGTAGCGGGTTCCTGGCTTGCCATGATCTTCTTCATCATCCTTGGAACACTTGCCTTCATGGCACTAGGTTTCATTATCGCCGGAATCGCGAAAAACCCTGAAAGCGCTGGCCCGATTGCAGGGTTCATCACTTTCCCGATGCTGTTCCTAGGAGGAGTGTTCTTCCCGATTAACAATATGCCAGACATCATCCAGCCGATCGTGAAAATCCTGCCAATCGCCCATTTGAGCTCCGCATTGAGGGAGACGATGAACCTCGGTACGCCTTTCCTCCAATTAGGGACAGAAACCCTGGTCCTCAGTGGTTGGTTGATTGGCGGATTCATCGTGGCAAGTTATGTGTTTAAGTGGGAGTAG
- a CDS encoding pyridoxamine 5'-phosphate oxidase family protein, with product MTKNDQHIISTQEEYEEFRSSIGNPSPRAANKVISFIDAHCRNFILKSPFLSLATSHINGQCDVSPRGDAPGFVTVLDEQHLFIPERPGNRRMDSVHNIITNPNIGLLFLIPGLGETLRINGKAYISRDPGLLEKSAVNGKAPLFGILVEVEECYAHCAKAFIRSGLWNPDSWLDKEVLPSVPNMLVAHSKIPNVSAEQVARELKEGYTNRLY from the coding sequence ATGACCAAAAATGATCAACATATTATTTCTACTCAAGAAGAATATGAAGAGTTTCGTTCCTCAATCGGAAATCCAAGCCCACGTGCAGCCAATAAAGTCATTTCATTTATTGATGCACATTGCAGAAACTTCATTCTGAAATCCCCGTTTTTATCATTGGCCACTTCGCATATAAACGGTCAATGTGATGTGTCACCACGTGGGGATGCTCCCGGGTTTGTAACGGTCCTTGATGAGCAGCATTTGTTTATTCCTGAACGGCCAGGAAACCGAAGAATGGATTCTGTCCATAATATCATCACTAATCCTAATATTGGACTGCTGTTTCTCATCCCTGGATTAGGTGAAACATTAAGAATTAACGGAAAAGCATATATTAGTCGTGATCCTGGACTGCTCGAGAAAAGTGCTGTGAATGGAAAAGCACCTTTGTTTGGTATTTTAGTAGAAGTTGAAGAATGTTATGCCCATTGTGCGAAAGCATTTATCAGATCAGGATTATGGAACCCTGATTCATGGCTCGACAAAGAGGTTCTTCCCTCCGTTCCCAACATGTTAGTCGCTCACTCTAAGATTCCAAATGTTTCTGCTGAACAAGTGGCAAGGGAGTTAAAAGAAGGTTATACTAACAGGCTTTACTAA
- a CDS encoding PadR family transcriptional regulator translates to MSIQIVLLGLLQDQSYHPYEMKKTIIENKWDHLFPVTDGNIYHAIRKLEKHEWVTAEKEEKVNNRPNRTVYSITDEGKIQLSKEIQLVFEQRLKEPRSLYPATLFIHSSNLDEIQKNIQNWIIELQEENSVQTEYPAQLPQLIHRHYKETNELYIKWLEDLLGKIKKS, encoded by the coding sequence ATGTCAATCCAGATTGTTCTTTTAGGCTTGCTACAGGATCAATCCTATCACCCATATGAAATGAAGAAAACCATTATTGAAAATAAGTGGGACCACCTCTTCCCAGTGACAGATGGGAACATTTATCATGCAATTAGAAAGCTTGAAAAGCATGAGTGGGTGACAGCGGAAAAAGAAGAGAAAGTCAATAATCGTCCGAACAGGACTGTCTATTCCATAACGGATGAAGGAAAAATTCAATTATCAAAAGAAATTCAGCTCGTATTTGAACAAAGGCTGAAGGAACCCCGCTCACTTTATCCCGCCACCCTTTTCATCCATTCATCAAACTTGGATGAAATACAGAAAAACATTCAAAACTGGATCATCGAGCTGCAGGAAGAAAATTCGGTACAGACAGAATACCCAGCTCAGCTCCCTCAATTGATTCACAGGCATTACAAAGAAACGAATGAGCTTTATATCAAATGGTTAGAAGACCTTTTGGGAAAAATAAAAAAGAGTTAG
- a CDS encoding SDR family NAD(P)-dependent oxidoreductase yields MGKFDNKIVLVTGGASGMGKRMSELFVEEGAYVIAADINKELLDIVSQHESIEGKLLNVMSEDDWKKAVDEIIADHGIIDILINNAGISTEKQMDETTIEDWDLMMRINGFGPFAGMKHVLPHMVKQNKGAVVNISSYTAMVGLGVNTYTASKGAVRSISRAASTAYGRFGIRVNTVFPGVIQTPMTENLSESSEVVQRLIMATPLQRLGHADDVARAVLFLASDDASYITGAELVIDGGFSAQ; encoded by the coding sequence ATGGGGAAATTTGATAATAAGATTGTTCTAGTTACTGGTGGAGCTTCAGGTATGGGAAAAAGAATGTCTGAGCTCTTTGTTGAAGAAGGGGCTTATGTCATTGCCGCTGATATTAATAAGGAACTGCTTGATATAGTCAGTCAGCATGAATCAATTGAGGGTAAATTGTTGAATGTAATGTCTGAGGATGATTGGAAAAAGGCAGTGGATGAGATCATTGCTGATCATGGAATAATTGATATCCTGATCAATAATGCCGGTATTTCAACTGAAAAGCAGATGGACGAAACTACGATTGAAGATTGGGATTTGATGATGCGGATTAATGGCTTTGGTCCGTTTGCTGGCATGAAGCATGTGCTCCCACATATGGTGAAGCAAAACAAAGGTGCTGTTGTGAATATTTCAAGTTATACCGCGATGGTTGGTTTGGGAGTGAATACGTACACCGCATCAAAAGGTGCCGTTCGATCCATCTCCCGTGCAGCAAGCACGGCCTATGGCAGATTTGGAATTCGCGTGAATACTGTATTCCCTGGTGTTATCCAAACACCTATGACGGAAAACTTGTCAGAATCCAGTGAGGTTGTACAGCGCTTGATTATGGCCACACCTTTGCAACGACTTGGTCATGCTGATGACGTGGCACGCGCTGTATTGTTCCTGGCTTCAGATGATGCTTCTTACATCACAGGGGCTGAACTGGTCATTGACGGTGGTTTCTCTGCCCAATAA
- a CDS encoding DNA/RNA non-specific endonuclease — protein MKQKMNYFILLLTTIFIVGCTSVDDPSKTDGKKDSQEVTTVNTNEDREKEEATNTVDDEQAAEETATNPHNELFPGYKLIEVDGGDLSGYREPNVVVDIGFGDREYWAFTNEYGQLVRVIADEIILQDDRNEPVLSSGRYYSDEAKVPGVVSDVLDEGHVIADSLGGVSNAYNITPQDSALNRHGDQAYMEEVIRKAGGATHFEAIITYPNKQTQIPSSYKYTYTIMGNEIVDEFDNVNPEVVNKSTGSTGSKPSDSTSSNTNGDISSVDTNGNGQVTIKEAKAAGFSMPITSDHWLYPYMDDRDNDGTVGE, from the coding sequence ATGAAACAAAAAATGAATTATTTCATTTTACTCTTAACGACCATCTTCATTGTTGGTTGTACCAGCGTAGATGATCCATCCAAAACAGATGGAAAAAAAGATTCACAAGAAGTAACTACAGTTAACACAAACGAAGATCGTGAAAAAGAAGAAGCGACCAATACGGTGGATGATGAACAAGCAGCAGAGGAAACAGCAACCAACCCCCATAATGAACTGTTCCCTGGATACAAGCTTATTGAAGTTGATGGTGGTGATTTGTCTGGGTATCGTGAACCAAACGTCGTCGTTGACATTGGTTTTGGAGACCGGGAATATTGGGCATTTACCAATGAATACGGGCAACTAGTACGTGTCATTGCTGACGAAATCATTCTCCAAGATGACCGTAACGAACCTGTATTATCTTCTGGCAGATACTACTCTGATGAAGCAAAGGTTCCCGGTGTCGTAAGTGACGTTTTAGATGAAGGGCATGTGATTGCTGATTCTCTCGGAGGGGTATCGAATGCATACAATATTACCCCTCAAGATAGCGCACTCAACCGACATGGTGATCAAGCTTATATGGAAGAAGTGATCCGTAAAGCAGGCGGAGCCACTCATTTTGAAGCAATCATCACATACCCGAATAAGCAAACGCAGATTCCTTCAAGTTATAAGTATACTTATACAATAATGGGTAACGAAATTGTTGATGAATTTGACAATGTGAACCCTGAGGTAGTAAATAAATCAACCGGTTCAACAGGAAGTAAGCCTTCCGATTCAACCAGTTCAAACACAAACGGTGATATTTCAAGCGTTGATACAAACGGTAATGGACAGGTGACGATTAAAGAAGCAAAAGCCGCTGGTTTCAGCATGCCGATCACGAGTGATCATTGGTTATACCCGTATATGGACGATCGTGATAATGATGGTACGGTTGGAGAGTAA
- a CDS encoding helix-turn-helix domain-containing protein: MEEKQPIRFGHKLKMLRKKQFLSQEDLEELSKLDRKYISNLENDVSSPTLSTLYKLAAAFGITFLELAQEIDEVEENQNYLISSTKEVEDIKAMQKNKKR; encoded by the coding sequence TTGGAAGAGAAACAGCCCATTAGATTCGGCCATAAACTAAAAATGTTACGTAAAAAACAATTCCTAAGCCAAGAAGATTTAGAAGAATTAAGCAAACTTGACAGAAAATACATAAGCAATCTAGAGAATGATGTATCCAGTCCGACGCTATCTACATTGTACAAACTAGCCGCAGCATTCGGCATAACATTTTTGGAACTCGCTCAGGAAATAGATGAAGTAGAAGAAAACCAAAATTACCTTATCAGCTCCACAAAAGAAGTTGAAGATATAAAGGCTATGCAAAAAAATAAGAAGCGGTAG
- a CDS encoding McrB family protein: protein MNKSWNIDVVGILADEEYVLNTIDKQAVYINSQNVIQFFVKIISEEPESFPNIKLVTCYATDLERWGFEDNYHDHPIDRIRALQDFLQDNLVVFKPQRKVLYDHTEVYVGREIRLIPKSESFHNGVSLVPLPVFSEEEHGNSYSEFLDRLQNRKYIGRVDNVTSEANDTPKYILWKNEEEEYRVYGEFTGHHYAHGGFAFSSNDSIRTMPFNDQWLDDCYDYGENVMFVTFEVFSEIAEMIPSAEQLNESIGKVKSDVEEAAGQVAASLVAEPPTLKKQEEKKPVTQVHPEPERKPEPHISTESEQTEERLMDEFVQVTREQGLLYDLTDLYNFHTAMKSSNLVILAGMSGTGKSKLVQAYAKALGLFDSHQMTFIPVRPAWTDDADLIGYADTLHMVYRPGDSGLINALMSAKENKKKLHIICFDEMNLARVEHYFSQFLSVLENESGPRRVLRLYNDDLENRLYNSAQYPPVIPIGDNVVFVGTVNLDESTYHFSDKVLDRANVISLNVLPFENLRTLSEENKNAAEEKRGPLKKEKESVTFEIYDSFRNNNRDIQLSEQELSLLWEIHQELQSVNKNIGAGPRIVRQIDMYLKNLPNNEALSRQNALDLQIVQRIMTKVRGPEEQLKKFLGTYDAINDTVTDSKLADILDTFHDVSEFYETRNLIIQKAKELKFNGYTL, encoded by the coding sequence ATGAACAAATCATGGAACATTGATGTAGTGGGAATATTGGCAGATGAGGAATATGTGCTAAATACTATTGATAAGCAAGCCGTTTATATTAATAGCCAGAACGTAATCCAGTTTTTCGTTAAAATTATTTCAGAAGAACCGGAGAGCTTTCCAAATATAAAATTAGTAACTTGCTATGCAACTGATCTCGAAAGATGGGGTTTTGAAGACAATTATCATGATCATCCGATTGATCGAATTCGGGCATTACAGGACTTTCTTCAAGATAATTTAGTTGTTTTCAAGCCGCAGCGCAAGGTTCTATACGACCATACGGAAGTTTACGTAGGACGAGAAATCAGATTGATTCCAAAATCAGAAAGCTTCCACAATGGAGTTTCCTTGGTTCCGCTCCCTGTGTTCAGTGAAGAAGAGCATGGAAATTCATATTCAGAGTTCCTAGACCGGCTGCAAAATCGTAAGTATATTGGCCGAGTGGACAATGTGACAAGTGAAGCGAATGATACTCCAAAATACATCCTATGGAAAAATGAAGAGGAAGAATATCGAGTTTATGGGGAATTCACGGGCCACCATTATGCACATGGAGGGTTCGCTTTCTCTTCTAATGATTCCATTCGTACGATGCCATTCAATGATCAATGGCTTGATGATTGCTATGATTATGGTGAGAATGTTATGTTTGTCACCTTTGAGGTCTTCTCTGAAATTGCCGAAATGATTCCTTCTGCAGAGCAGCTTAATGAGTCGATAGGAAAAGTTAAAAGTGATGTGGAAGAGGCAGCAGGGCAGGTTGCTGCAAGTCTAGTTGCAGAACCTCCTACTCTAAAAAAGCAAGAGGAAAAAAAGCCTGTCACTCAAGTACATCCTGAACCGGAAAGAAAGCCAGAACCACATATATCTACTGAATCTGAACAAACAGAAGAAAGATTGATGGATGAATTTGTTCAGGTAACTCGAGAACAAGGCCTGCTATATGATTTGACGGACCTGTACAACTTTCATACAGCCATGAAATCATCCAACCTTGTTATTTTAGCGGGTATGAGCGGAACAGGAAAATCGAAGCTAGTTCAGGCGTACGCCAAGGCTCTTGGTCTGTTTGACAGTCACCAGATGACATTCATTCCGGTAAGGCCAGCATGGACGGATGATGCAGATCTAATAGGATATGCAGATACACTTCACATGGTATACCGACCTGGGGATTCAGGTTTAATTAATGCTTTGATGAGCGCAAAGGAAAATAAGAAAAAGCTTCATATCATTTGTTTCGATGAGATGAATCTTGCGAGAGTCGAACATTACTTCTCACAATTCTTGTCCGTCCTGGAAAACGAATCAGGTCCCCGCAGGGTTCTGAGACTTTATAACGATGATTTAGAGAATAGACTTTATAATTCGGCACAATATCCGCCTGTCATCCCGATTGGTGACAATGTCGTATTTGTTGGTACAGTCAACCTTGACGAGTCAACATACCATTTCTCAGACAAAGTACTGGACCGTGCTAATGTCATTTCTTTGAATGTACTTCCTTTCGAGAATTTAAGGACACTTTCTGAAGAAAACAAAAATGCAGCCGAGGAAAAACGTGGGCCGCTTAAGAAAGAAAAAGAGTCAGTCACGTTCGAGATTTATGACAGCTTTAGAAACAATAACCGTGACATCCAGTTGTCAGAGCAGGAGCTTTCACTCCTATGGGAAATCCACCAGGAACTGCAAAGCGTTAATAAAAATATCGGAGCTGGACCGAGAATTGTACGTCAGATTGACATGTATCTGAAAAATCTGCCGAACAATGAAGCTCTATCAAGGCAGAATGCGCTCGATTTGCAAATCGTCCAGCGGATCATGACCAAGGTTAGGGGACCGGAAGAGCAATTGAAGAAGTTCCTCGGAACGTATGACGCTATCAATGACACAGTTACAGATAGCAAGTTGGCAGACATCCTTGATACCTTCCATGATGTCTCTGAATTCTATGAAACGAGAAACCTGATCATTCAAAAGGCGAAAGAGTTGAAGTTCAATGGATATACTCTCTGA
- a CDS encoding DUF2357 domain-containing protein: MDILSDGFEVILTQKRGEHEAPLKIEHFFTSELDFYEKREERYIEVKENIELAIAFRSKKKNSRLYMDGLDTLSERLLEVDPLEGEVFLAPSEQPVTLFANNNDYYPLIPGFYRIVVDHDDKRFYSWVKVIPKQIEETQWEVMRNEVEKELRGLARDVILKKTGMNTGHEGISQGLLGQFIVIKNRFPSVMTALSDLYRKVNYKISKDYVLVPKEKSRLIDERTIRHRVSHPENEHVLKTPVSAITYDLPENQFAKKIIQSVAHTLSDFIEAVDQMEYSIKNSSQFGDFRTPLEKDRTLTELERLSEMAGKMRAAIQWIKTAPWYEAVGSYKSSVPPFIMNSDPRYRALYQLYRELNNEQIQLIMDKSYSYQWKRTDKLYEIWGYIQFIRALSSEKSGFTPIKGWVFSENFDGQKLLVPTLPSDTEVVFQKGDLRIHLVYEALLPTQSRLTSKQKPLYTRGTHTCPDGRIDVYKNDAFIGSIIFDFKYRPRHAIWNQNLIYSNQQNSVMKQLVSYGDNLHSPFLFGDGTNPFLSAFNISPVQEVWAIFPNRYRASAGNQNYPDHKLSLIELTPGFDNSHLVDKVVETIDKLTQRSEQIMNMLEAQRS; the protein is encoded by the coding sequence ATGGATATACTCTCTGATGGCTTTGAAGTAATCCTTACACAAAAGCGTGGGGAACACGAAGCCCCTTTAAAAATTGAGCACTTCTTCACCAGCGAACTCGATTTTTATGAAAAAAGGGAGGAACGTTACATTGAGGTTAAAGAAAATATTGAACTTGCAATTGCGTTTCGTTCCAAAAAGAAAAACTCTCGTCTTTATATGGATGGACTGGATACTCTTTCAGAAAGATTACTAGAGGTGGATCCGCTCGAGGGTGAGGTTTTCCTTGCCCCTTCAGAGCAGCCAGTTACTTTATTCGCAAATAATAATGACTATTATCCGTTGATTCCAGGTTTTTATCGGATAGTCGTGGATCATGATGATAAACGCTTCTACAGCTGGGTCAAGGTTATACCCAAGCAAATAGAGGAAACTCAGTGGGAAGTAATGAGGAATGAAGTAGAAAAAGAGCTAAGAGGACTAGCTCGGGATGTCATCCTCAAAAAAACAGGGATGAACACAGGACATGAAGGTATTTCGCAGGGCTTACTGGGTCAGTTCATTGTCATCAAAAACCGATTTCCTTCTGTCATGACGGCATTAAGCGATCTGTACAGGAAGGTAAATTATAAAATCAGTAAGGATTATGTCCTTGTTCCCAAGGAGAAATCTCGGCTGATTGATGAAAGAACAATCCGGCACCGTGTAAGTCACCCGGAAAATGAACATGTCCTGAAAACGCCTGTCAGCGCCATCACCTATGACTTACCTGAAAACCAATTTGCAAAAAAGATTATCCAGTCGGTTGCACATACTCTATCGGACTTCATTGAAGCGGTGGACCAGATGGAGTATAGTATCAAAAACTCAAGTCAATTTGGGGATTTCAGGACACCATTAGAAAAAGACAGGACATTGACTGAGCTTGAAAGATTGAGTGAAATGGCAGGCAAAATGAGGGCAGCAATCCAGTGGATCAAAACGGCCCCATGGTATGAAGCAGTCGGCAGCTATAAATCTTCTGTTCCTCCATTTATCATGAACAGCGATCCTCGATACAGAGCGCTTTACCAGCTGTACCGGGAACTGAACAATGAGCAGATCCAGCTAATAATGGATAAGTCTTATTCTTATCAATGGAAGAGGACAGATAAACTTTATGAAATTTGGGGCTATATCCAGTTCATTAGAGCTCTTAGCAGTGAAAAAAGCGGATTCACCCCTATCAAAGGATGGGTTTTCAGCGAAAATTTCGATGGCCAAAAGCTTCTGGTCCCTACACTGCCTTCCGATACTGAAGTTGTATTCCAAAAAGGCGATCTTCGAATTCATTTAGTCTATGAAGCGCTTCTGCCAACACAAAGCCGTTTGACATCGAAACAAAAGCCGCTCTACACACGCGGTACACATACATGCCCTGACGGACGAATCGATGTTTACAAGAATGACGCCTTCATTGGCAGTATCATTTTCGATTTTAAGTATAGGCCAAGACACGCAATCTGGAACCAAAATCTGATTTATTCGAACCAGCAAAATAGTGTCATGAAACAACTCGTAAGCTACGGGGATAACTTACACTCACCGTTCCTGTTCGGGGACGGAACCAACCCATTCCTCTCCGCTTTCAACATTAGTCCTGTACAGGAAGTTTGGGCAATCTTCCCGAATCGATATAGGGCTTCAGCAGGCAATCAGAATTACCCAGATCACAAGCTGAGTTTGATTGAACTTACACCAGGATTTGATAACTCGCATCTAGTTGATAAAGTTGTAGAAACGATAGATAAACTCACACAGCGTAGTGAGCAGATCATGAATATGCTTGAAGCGCAGAGGAGTTAA